A region of the Fusobacteria bacterium ZRK30 genome:
GATGAAAAAGTATAAAAAAGTATATATAGAGATAACCAACAGATGTAATTTAAAGTGTAGTTTTTGTCCTCAAGGGGAAAGGGCTCCTAAAATTATGACCACAGATGAATTCAGGCATATCTTAGATGAAATAAAGCCATACAGTGACTATGTCTACCTCCATGTAAAGGGAGAACCATTGTCACATCCAAAGATAGGTGATTTTTTAGACCTTGCAGAGGAAAAGAATATAAAAGTAAACATAACTACCAATGGAACCTTGATAGGCAGAGTAGGAGAGAAAATAGCAGGTAAAAAAGCGTTTAGGCAGATTAATTTTTCCCTCCATTCATTTGATGGTGATATAGATAAGATAGATGAAGATGACTATTTGAAAAAAATATTAGATTTCACAAAAAAATCACTCTCTTTAGAAAATACCTATATCTCCCTGAGGTTGTGGAACTTCCATAGTGGAAATAAAAATAAGGTCCAGATGGAAGGGAACAGGAAGATCTTAGAGAAGATAGAAAGATATTTTGATTTGGATTATAAGATCGAGGAGAAGCTGGTTCCAGGTCGCGGGCTGAAGATAAAAAACAGATTATATCTTAATACAGATCTGGAATTTAAATGGCCGGAACTAGGTGACCAATATGAAAATGAAGACGGGTTTTGCTATGGACTCCGGACTCAGATAGGGATCTTAGTGGATGGAACGGTAATCCCGTGCTGTCTCGACGGTGAAGGAGTAGTAGATCTTGGAAATGTCTTTAAAAAGTCATTTAAAGAGATAGTAGAGGGTGAAAGAGCAACTGCAATCTACGATGGATTCAGCAATAAAAAAGCTGTTGAGGAACTCTGTAAGAAGTGCACTTTTAAGGAAAAGTTTTAAATATAAGGTTACTGTAATTTAGGAGGAAACTCTATGTATGAAAAATTGAAAAAAATAATAGATGAAAGTGATAATATTGTGTTCTTTGGAGGAGCTGGTGTTTCTACAGAAAGCGGGATCCCTGATTTTAGGAGTGCTACAGGTTTGTATTCCCACAGCCCTGAATATCTAGTCAGTAGAACATATTTTGATAAAAACAAAGATGGATTTTTTGAATTTTATAAAAAACATCTGGTGTATTCAGATGTTGAACCAAATGATGCCCACAGGGTCTTGGCATACTTGGAAAAAATAGGTAAATTAAAGGCTGTGATTACCCAGAATATAGACGGACTTCATCAAATGGCAGGGAGTAAAAATGTCTTGGAACTTCATGGAAGTATCCATAGAAACCATTGTATGGACTGCGGGACCTTCTACACCTTAGATGAACTTATGAATAGAAAAGGTGTCCCCCACTGCTCTAAGTGCAGCGGGATAATAAAACCGGATGTTACTCTGTATGAAGAGATTCCAGATATGAATAGTTATGACAGGGCCATGCATTATATTGCCGCTGCAGATGTTTTAATCGTAGGTGGGACTTCATTGGTAGTTCAGCCTGCTGCCTCATTGGTAGATCTTTACAGGGGAAATAAATTAATTTTGATAAATAAAGATTCCACTAGGTATGACAAAAGAGCTGATCTGGTTATTTCAGATAAAATAGGAAAAGTTTTAAAGGCAGTAAAATAGAAGATTAAAGAATCTTTGAATTATAAGCAAAACTAGTTTTAAAATAATAGGAGGAAAAATATGTACGATTTACAGGAATGTGTGGAAAAATTAAATGATTATTTAGAGGAGTTATTGCCTGAGATAGATGGTGAAATAGATATTGATATGAGTGAGGAAAAGGATAACTATTATTGGAATTTTGACTATGACAAAAGAAGTTATATGCTTACTTGTAACAAGGAAACAGGAACTATTCTGGGGGAAAGCTGGAGAGAGGGAAGTAAAGCACAGTATAAAAGACATTAAAAAATAATGAAAATTTTTTACAAGATAAAAACAGCCCTAAAATTTGAGATATATTAAAAAAAAGTTGTAATTTTGGGGTATTCTGATACAATAAAGTACAAATAAGTATTGCAGGAGCTTTTGCTGAGAGGAGATGTTATAGTCTCGACTGTTAACCTGATCTAGATAATGCTAGCGTAGGAGAATTTTTATAGGGTATGAATAGTATATTTGTATTTAATAAGGCTTCCTTCGGGAGGTCTTTTTTGTTTGAGTTAGAGGGGCAATTATTAATTACCCCTACGTATTATTAATTTCGCAAAAGGCGATTAAGAGGAGGAAGGAAATGGCACTGGCAAACATGGATATTCAAATATTACCTACGATAGAGGGTGGAGAAAAGGAAAAGTATACTGTGATAGATAGAGTGATAGAGCATATCATAGGAACTGGGTTAAAGTATGAGGTAGGAGGGCTGGGAACAACTATTGAAGGTGAGTTCAAAGACCTTTTGGGTATATTGGAAAAAGCTCAGGAAATTTGTTTCAATGAAGGTGCTGAAAGGGTAACAACTATAGCAAAATTTGATCATAAAAAAGAAGGGATAACTATAGATGAAAAAGTCGGTAAATACAGAAAAAAATAATCTATTTTTAATAAGTTTGTTGGTATTAGTAGTGGGGTGTGAGGTAATAATCAGAATCTTGGAGATACCCGGATATATTCTGCCAGCTCCGACAAAGGTAATTAAAGCGTTGTACAGCCAAAAAGAAGTTTTATTCAGTCACTCTTTGGTGACTCTCTTTGAAGCTTTGACGGGGTTTATATTATCAATTATATTGGCTCTGATTATAGGAGGAGTCGTATATCCATTTGAGAAGGTAAAAAAAATGCTGTATCCATACCTCTTAATCAGTCAGACGATTCCATTGATCGCCATAGCCCCTGTCATATTGATTTGGTTTGGATTTGGGATTCTGCCTAAGATAATAATAGTGGTATTAATCTGTACATTTCCCATGCTCCTTAGTTTTTTAGGGGGATTGGAGGAGGTAGACAGGGAAATACTGGATCTATTTCAGGTTATGGGAGCCGATAAAAAGTATATATTTTTTAAAGTTATCCTCCCCTCAAGTCTGCCTAGTTTTTTTTCAGGGGTAAAAATAGCGGCGACTTATTCTATAATGGGAGCAGTAATAGGAGAGTGGCTGGGGGCTAAAAGCGGGTTGGGAATATATATGACCAGAGCTATCAGCTCCTTTAAAACAGACTACCTTTTTGCCGCGATAATAGTGGTAGTTATCCTTAGTCTGGTAATTTTTAAGGGGATAGAATATATAGAAAAGGCAGCTATGCCATGGAAACAAGGGAAAAATAGAAATTTGTAGAAGAAATAGGGGGAAGAATGAAAAAAAGAATTATAAGTTTATTGTTAATTTTAAATGTCGTCAGTGTATTTGCACTGGAAAAGGTGGATATAGTTTTGGACTGGACACCTAATACAAATCATACAGGAATATATGTAGCGAAAAAAATGGGATATTTTAAAGCAGAGGGAATAGAGGCGGATATATTACAGCCGGCCAATGGAACTTCTACCCAGTTAATAGCCACAGGAAGAGCTGATTTTGGTGTAACCTATCAGGAAGCTGTAACTTTTGCCAGATTAGAAGGTCTGCCTGTAGTTTCATTGGGAGCAATAATCCAGCATAATACATCTGGTTTTGCTTCATTGAAGGAAAAGGGAATAGAAAAACCAGCGGATTTTAAGGGTAAAAACTATGGTGGATGGGGATCACCGGTAGAGGAAGCTACCCTAAAGGAATTGATAGAAAAAGATGGTGGTAAGATTGGAGATATAAATATTCTTACAACAGGGTCTATGGACTTTTTTAAATCCAGTGCAAATGATGTGGATTTTGCATGGGTATTTGAAGGGTGGACAAATATAGAGGCCAAATTGCAGGGGAAAAAGTTGAACTATATCAGACTTAGAGATTATTCGAAAGATTTAGACTACTACACTCCGATATTTGCAAGTAGTGAAAAACTTATAAAAACAAATCCAAAATTAGTAAAAAAAGTAATGAGAGCTATA
Encoded here:
- a CDS encoding radical SAM protein encodes the protein MKKYKKVYIEITNRCNLKCSFCPQGERAPKIMTTDEFRHILDEIKPYSDYVYLHVKGEPLSHPKIGDFLDLAEEKNIKVNITTNGTLIGRVGEKIAGKKAFRQINFSLHSFDGDIDKIDEDDYLKKILDFTKKSLSLENTYISLRLWNFHSGNKNKVQMEGNRKILEKIERYFDLDYKIEEKLVPGRGLKIKNRLYLNTDLEFKWPELGDQYENEDGFCYGLRTQIGILVDGTVIPCCLDGEGVVDLGNVFKKSFKEIVEGERATAIYDGFSNKKAVEELCKKCTFKEKF
- a CDS encoding NAD-dependent protein deacylase, yielding MYEKLKKIIDESDNIVFFGGAGVSTESGIPDFRSATGLYSHSPEYLVSRTYFDKNKDGFFEFYKKHLVYSDVEPNDAHRVLAYLEKIGKLKAVITQNIDGLHQMAGSKNVLELHGSIHRNHCMDCGTFYTLDELMNRKGVPHCSKCSGIIKPDVTLYEEIPDMNSYDRAMHYIAAADVLIVGGTSLVVQPAASLVDLYRGNKLILINKDSTRYDKRADLVISDKIGKVLKAVK
- a CDS encoding thiamine-binding protein translates to MALANMDIQILPTIEGGEKEKYTVIDRVIEHIIGTGLKYEVGGLGTTIEGEFKDLLGILEKAQEICFNEGAERVTTIAKFDHKKEGITIDEKVGKYRKK
- a CDS encoding ABC transporter permease produces the protein MKKSVNTEKNNLFLISLLVLVVGCEVIIRILEIPGYILPAPTKVIKALYSQKEVLFSHSLVTLFEALTGFILSIILALIIGGVVYPFEKVKKMLYPYLLISQTIPLIAIAPVILIWFGFGILPKIIIVVLICTFPMLLSFLGGLEEVDREILDLFQVMGADKKYIFFKVILPSSLPSFFSGVKIAATYSIMGAVIGEWLGAKSGLGIYMTRAISSFKTDYLFAAIIVVVILSLVIFKGIEYIEKAAMPWKQGKNRNL
- a CDS encoding ABC transporter substrate-binding protein, whose product is MKKRIISLLLILNVVSVFALEKVDIVLDWTPNTNHTGIYVAKKMGYFKAEGIEADILQPANGTSTQLIATGRADFGVTYQEAVTFARLEGLPVVSLGAIIQHNTSGFASLKEKGIEKPADFKGKNYGGWGSPVEEATLKELIEKDGGKIGDINILTTGSMDFFKSSANDVDFAWVFEGWTNIEAKLQGKKLNYIRLRDYSKDLDYYTPIFASSEKLIKTNPKLVKKVMRAIKKGYEYSIKNPEKAGEILLKDVPELDRNLVIESQKYLASKYTDDAPYWGHQKLEVWERYQKWLYKNNLIEGTTDMEEAFTNEFLKD